One Gadus morhua chromosome 1, gadMor3.0, whole genome shotgun sequence DNA segment encodes these proteins:
- the LOC115549990 gene encoding oxysterol-binding protein-related protein 2, translating into MNSEEEFYDAETGLESDDSCEVSFKDAMVFEGKQAKDGSTPQQNGVWERRKMLPADMISRNNLNMWSVLKKCIGMELSKIAMPVVFNEPLSFLQRISEYMEHTHLIHKACSLSDSIERMQVVAAFAVSAVASQWERTGKPFNPLLGETFELTREEDGYRLISEQVSHHPPVSAFHAESLKQEFEFHGTIYPKLKFWGKSVEAEPKGTMTLELLKHKEAYTWTNPMCCVHNIILGKLWIEQYGTVEILNHSTGDKCVLNFKPCGMFGKELHKVEGYIQDKSKKKHRVIYGKWTECMYSVDSKVYDSNKKAEKKAGGISKKQKQETCAEGDEADDMPDLQETVTVIPGSALLWKITPRPPHSEKMYNFTSFALTLNEMEPGMEGLLAPTDCRLRPDLKAMEDGDLDGAMTEKERLEDKQRAARKERSKEEEEWSTRWFQTKTNPYTGAEDWLYSGGYFERNFVDSPNIY; encoded by the exons ATGAACAGCGAGGAAGAGTTCTACGACGCCGAGACAG GGCTTGAGTCGGATGATTCCTGTGAGGTAAGTTTTAAGGATGCCATGGTGTTTGAAGGCAAGCAGGCAAAGGATGGAAGCACACCACAACAAAATGGAGTATGGGAGCGAAG GAAAATGCTGCCTGCAGATATGATCTCCAGAAACAATTTAAATATGTGGAGTGTATTAAAGAAATGTATTGGAATG GAACTTTCTAAAATAGCAATGCCGGTGGTGTTCAATGAGCCACTGAGCTTTCTTCAGAGGATCTCTGAGTACATGGAACACACTCACCTCATTCACAAAGCCTGCAGCTTGTCGGACTCCATAGAACGCATGCAG GTGGTGGCAGCCTTTGCGGTGTCTGCTGTGGCGTCTCAATGGGAGAGAACTGGAAAGCCTTTCAATCCTTTATTGGGGGAGACTTTTGAACTAACAag AGAAGAAGACGGTTATAGATTGATCTCAGAGCAAGTAAGCCACCACCCGCCCGTCAGTGCCTTCCATGCTGAGTCTTTGAAGCAGGAGTTTGAGTTCCACGGCACCATCTATCCCAAGCTCAAATTCTGGGGCAAGAGCGTCGAGGCTGAGCCCAAAGGCACAATGACACTGGAATTGTTGAA GCATAAGGAGGCATACACCTGGACAAACCCCATGTGTTGTGTTCATAACATCATCTTGGGAAAGCTCTGGATCGAGCAATATGGAACAGTAGAGATACTCAACCACAG TACGGGCGACAAGTGCGTCCTGAACTTCAAACCATGTGGCATGTTCGGTAAAGAGCTGCACAAAGTGGAAGGCTATATCCAAGACAAGAG TAAGAAGAAACACCGCGTGATCTACGGAAAGTGGACAGAGTGCATGTACAGCGTTGACTCCAAGGTCTACGACTCCAACAAGAAGGCAGAGAAGAAGGCCGGGGGCATTTCCAAAAAGCAGAAGCAG GAGACCTGTGCAGAAGGGGACGAAGCAGATGATATGCCGGATCTGCAAGAAACTGTGACTGTGATTCCAGGAAGTGCCTTACTGTGGAAGATTACACCGCGACCACCACACTCGGAAAAG ATGTACAACTTCACCAGCTTCGCCCTGACCCTGAATGAGATGGAGCCGGGCATGGAGGGGCTTCTAGCCCCAACCGACTGCCGTCTGCGGCCAGACCTCAAGGCTATGGAGGACGGAGACTtgg ATGGAGCAATGACTGAAAAGGAGCGGCTTGAAGACAAGCAGAGAGCCGCCCGCAAGGAGCGCTccaaagaggaagaagagtggTCCACCAG GTGGTTTCAGACAAAAACAAACCCTTACACAGGAGCCGAGGACTGGCTCTACAGCGGCGGTTACTTTGAGCGTAACTTTGTGGATAGTCCCAACATTTATTGA